In Rutidosis leptorrhynchoides isolate AG116_Rl617_1_P2 unplaced genomic scaffold, CSIRO_AGI_Rlap_v1 contig434, whole genome shotgun sequence, the genomic stretch ATCTGCTTTGTCAATAAAATGGACCGCCTTGGGGCTAACTTCTTTCGGACAAGGGACATGATAGTCACAAACTTGGGTGCTAAACCCCTTGTGATTCAGTTGCCTATTGGTTCGGAAGATAATTTCCAAGGTGTTGTTGATCTTGTCAGTATGAAAGCCATAGTATGGTCTGGGGAAGAGTTGGGTGCAAAGTTTGTGTATGATGATATTCCGGCTGATCTGCAAGAGATGGCTCAAGATTACCGATCACAGATGATTGAAATTATAGTTGAACTAGATGATGAAGCAATGGAGAACTACCTTGAAGGTGTTGAACCGGATGAGGATACCATTAAAAAATTAATTAGGAAAGGAACTATGTCAAGCAATTTTGTCCCAGTATTGTGTGGGTCAGCCTTTAAAAATAAGGGGGTTCAGCCATTGCTTGACGCAGTTGTGGATTATCTGCCTTCACCTCTTGATGTGCCACCGATGAAGGGTTCTGATCCTGAGAATCCAGAAGTAACGATTGATAGGGCTGCCAGTGATGAGGAGCCTTTTGCTGGACTAGCCTTTAAAATCATGAGTGATTCCTTCGTGGGGTCCCTCACATTTGTGAGAGTGTACGCAGGGAAGTTAAGTGCAGGGTCGTATGTGCTGAATGCAAACAAAGGAAAGAAGGAGAGGATTGGCAGACTTCTTGAAATGCATGCCAACAGTAGGGAGGATGTAAAAGTTGCGTTGGCCGGTGATATTGTAGCTCTTGCTGGTCTGAAGGATACAATAACTGGGGAAACGCTTTGTGACCCAGATGCTCCCATTCTTCTCGAGAGGATGGACTTTCCTGATCCTGTTATTAAGGTTGCTATTGAGCCTAAAACTAAAGCTGATGTAGACAAGATGGCGAATGGTCTGATCAAACTTGCTCAAGAAGATCCCTCTTTCCATTTCTCGCGTGATGAAGAGATCAACCAGACAGTGATTGAAGGAATGGGAGAATTGCATCTTGAGATTATTGTTGATCGGCTCAAGCGGGAATTTAAGGTACGGATCTTGCTCAATGCGTTTGAC encodes the following:
- the LOC139883682 gene encoding elongation factor G-2, chloroplastic-like translates to MAAESVRLAGPSPVCSFGGAQRRPAALLPSPAPFLCLRPRASSVSASSSQFLAGLRFGSGRSSRPQRRGRREFSVLAMAGEDGKRTVPLKDYRNIGIMAHIDAGKTTTTERILYYTGRNYKIGEVHEGTATMDWMEQEQERGITITSAATTTFWNKHRINIIDTPGHVDFTLEVERALRVLDGAICLFDSVAGVEPQSETVWRQADKYGVPRICFVNKMDRLGANFFRTRDMIVTNLGAKPLVIQLPIGSEDNFQGVVDLVSMKAIVWSGEELGAKFVYDDIPADLQEMAQDYRSQMIEIIVELDDEAMENYLEGVEPDEDTIKKLIRKGTMSSNFVPVLCGSAFKNKGVQPLLDAVVDYLPSPLDVPPMKGSDPENPEVTIDRAASDEEPFAGLAFKIMSDSFVGSLTFVRVYAGKLSAGSYVLNANKGKKERIGRLLEMHANSREDVKVALAGDIVALAGLKDTITGETLCDPDAPILLERMDFPDPVIKVAIEPKTKADVDKMANGLIKLAQEDPSFHFSRDEEINQTVIEGMGELHLEIIVDRLKREFKVEANVGAPQVNYRESISKVSEVKYVHKKQSGGQGQFADITVRFEPLESGSGYEFKSEIKGGAVPKEYIPGVMKGLEECMSNGILAGF